In Schistocerca serialis cubense isolate TAMUIC-IGC-003099 chromosome 8, iqSchSeri2.2, whole genome shotgun sequence, one genomic interval encodes:
- the LOC126416131 gene encoding death-associated protein 1: protein MSSSEESELKAGHPPAVKAGGMRITQHKSPKEEKETKSTKDKDFSESEGNSALKVSTSPPKSLTISGAPVRGHADFPTEAVQSFHEKPVPTHDSRHTPSNKPNIIHQPRK, encoded by the exons atgtcttcaTCGGAAGAATCTGAATTGAAAGCAGGTCATCCTCCGGCTG TGAAAGCTGGAGGGATGCGAATTACGCAGCACAAGTCtccaaaggaagaaaaggaaaccaaGTCCACGAAAGACAAAGATTTTTCAGAATCCGAAGGGAATTCGGCTTTGAAAGTTTCTACAAG TCCTCCAAAATCTTTGACAATATCAGGAGCACCAGTGAGAGGCCATGCTGATTTTCCCACCGAGGCAGTGCAGAGTTTTCATGAGAAACCAGTGCCAACACATGATTCACGCCATACTCCATCCAATAAGCCAAACATAATACATCAGCCTCGCAAGTAG